The sequence below is a genomic window from Chaetodon auriga isolate fChaAug3 chromosome 8, fChaAug3.hap1, whole genome shotgun sequence.
CCAACAAGGTTCTTGGTATGAGGGAGAACACAGAAAGATGAAGATGACAGAACAAAAGACGTGAACAGTATACGGGTGAATAATAGTTGGATGGGAACATAAGGAAACGAGGATGATTGAAATAAAGTTGGCAGCGGAGGAGCAAACTAATACTTCTTACACCTCCAAAGACAGAGGAGTCTCTCTTTACATATCCGTCGCCTTCTTTCTTTCGCTGTTTCTCaacctctccatctctgtcactgtctgtttgCCTTTGATCTCTTTGCTGACTCACTCTCCCTATCCCTTtctccacaacaatgagataAAAAATGACCTGCACTCTAGTCTCTAACTTTCTCACTCacttttccccttttttctttctcctcctttccatcctctccccttctgttttccccttctccctctcatcAACGTGCTTGAGGAATGTGTCAGAGCAgcacaaaagaacaaaagcttgacaggaggaggaggaggaagaagaagaaaagggggggggggagagaaagtTGCGTGAGGTAAAggagaggcagaaaggaaaaaagggggaatggagggaaggaatgagtggagagagaaaggtTGAGAGGAGCAGAACACGGTTGAGTGGGTCTGAATGCTGAGCGGTGCTTTGTCATCACGTGCTGAcatgcagcatcacacacatttcagagctCTTTATCAAGCCCCCTTTGAACAGCACGCACACAAGATGGGTGAGGCTGTCGCTGTGCTATACTGCACGGCTGCCTGTTTGATTCAGGGGCCTCTGATGCATTTCTTGTTGTGTCATGGTAATATGCTAATGGCCTGCGGCGAGGCTGAAGATGAATTTCCCCAACACTAGACAGCTCTCTATTGTGACctttgtgtttgcatcagtCACTTTCAAACCCCGGGCATGATCAATTCCCTCTTTCTGAACAGCCCATGTTCGACAGACCACCGTGGCAGCAGTGAGGCAGACTGATGCTGTGCTTGAATAGATATATTCTTGTAGATGTGGACCCATCTCGCCTTTTAAAGGTACTTTTCTACTTTACGGACAGGTTGTCTTGTTTTGATATTGTCAGAGCAGCCTTGAAGAGTTAACGACTTCAAGTTGGCTGCAACAAGTGAATGACAGGAAAGAAAACGAGAGGATGGGAGAGGAAATTGCAGCTCTGATATTGCTGTCTAATGGCTCACCTCTGTTGTCTGGACCAGGAGTAACTTGTGAGGACACGCTGTGATTGTGGCATGGTGTGTGGCCACAGaagagcgcgtgtgtgtgcgtgcactgatgaaggaaacaaTGAGAGCGAGTTTTGTTCACATCTCACAGAGCCGAAGGGCCCGATTCAAAGTGCTGGATTTGGACGCAGCTCTGTGCGTAAAAGCGCATATCGCGTTACCAAATGTCAATCTGAGGCTGTTATTCACCTTTGTTAGTCAGTGCGTCATTGTTGTAAGTCTGACACTGAGCCGGTGTGTACATGGTGCCTATGGCTGGTTGGGGAACCTTCTCCTGATGCCCCCACCTCCTTTCTCCAAGTCGCCCGGTTAACCTCGCGCTAATTCGCCGTGCAGTGTAGCGGATGGGATCATCCATCAAGAGTCAATAGTTAACGTCGGCTTTGTCCCGTTGCCATCCATCATCGGCGCGTGCGTGCGCGcaaacatacagtgtgtgtggtaGTGTGCGTGCTCTTTATAGGACTACCTCCGACCCCGCGGGCCCCTGACCCTGCCCCACTGGTCCGTCTgactcgcctcctcctcctctctcccctttcttCCGTCTGAGCAGCGGGGGGCGAGAAGCTCTGAGGACACACCGCCGACCTGCGCCAATCCCACCTCTTATTTTAATCTCTGCCCCTCTTTCTTTGCCTCCCTCATGGGTTCAGGATGTTTCATCCTCTAATGCAGGTCCCGTTAAATGGATAGCCCACCGGTCGAGGCCAGAAGCTGTATCCCATTACCACcgcttttatttttatgacacAGCGCCGTGGCGCACAGGAGGCTGGGGTGAACTtggcctctctgtctcttactctccacacacacacacacacacacacacacacacacacacacacacacacacacacacacacacacacacacacacacacactttgccatCCATTCAGTCTGCCAGTTGACTGGTTCTTCCTTCGCACCGCCCTGCCAAGACGACATGTTCTGTCAACAGACTGGACTGGCTGACATCCTCCCTGTTTGCTATAGTAATGTTCGCCGCAGGTCATTCATTCATCCGTGCCATTACTGAATGTATCGCAAAACACATCTTACCCctaaatattatataatatgaaGTCTGCAGAGGTTTCTCCAGAGCGCACAGGGACATCAGGGCGCGGTCATTTTGGCTGATTCAAGATACGCGCGTGGAGGAGAGGCGTCTCCAAATGTTGGATGAAGTGCACATGTTGCCTACAGGGGCGTGGTCAGGTTGAGGCACTGTGGACCTTTGCCTGTAATCTGTTGGCCTGCGGGGCGTGTCCGTATAGAAAGGGGCGTGTGCATCCCTACACAAGTATCTTCGCTGTCTGTGCCATTCATTTGTGGCACAGGCGCTTCTGACACATAGGTGAGATAAGAGCTCTGACAGTCGGTCACTCATCCCGGGAAGAGGGCAGAAGTAACTGGACAGGCAGAGTAAAACTAGCCGGCGCACCCACATATCCCGATTCAAAAGGGACAGTTGGAGCATTTTTGACGCAAGAAGCGCACCGACTGCAGTTGGACCTCACAGTTGACCTACATTAATCCGCAAACTACCTGCAATATGGAGCGCAAAATCCCCGATTTCTCCGGCACCTGGGAGATGAAGAGTTCTGTAAACTTCGAGGATCTCTTAAAAAGGCTGGGTAAGTGATGGAAATGAGGATTAAAAAAGTGCCTCACCATGGTAAAATGTGCCAGCTTGACTCATTTTTTGCGCGACGGTGGTTTCGTATGAAGCCTTTATTTCTGTGCGTAATGACACAGATCAGATGTGTCAGCTCAAACTGTAGCTTTCTCAGCACATTATAGGTCAAATCTTCCTCTGTGTCCGTGCGCCAGCGAGGATCACCCTCTGTATCGCATTGGTGGGGGGTCTTTGTCATTCTGCAAAACCCAAAATTCAGTGCTTGGCCCCCAGCCagcctcaccctctctctctcctctccccctttgGCCTCCCCTACTAACACAATAGAGACAAACGGCGgcacatctgtctgtgtcacaacCTCCGattgtgtatgcgtgtgtgttgaaGGGGACCGTTATGGCACGATACAGTGCAGGACAGTCGCATCATTATCTGAAGTGACAGTCGGGGGAAATGacaaacacctgctgctgagagtcactgttttctttgtttgtttttttttttacatcactgGTGCGTTTGAAGTCCGGACAagggtgtgtgtgcctgtgcgcgCGCGGCGTCATAGCCGTCTGTCATTAGTAGCCAATTAGATGACTTGCTAGTGCACACCTGGAATTCATATCATCACGTAAGGGCACACGGAGAGATGACTGTATGAGACGACTGCGCCAAACAACAGCGccttttatctctctctctctctctctctctctctctctctctctctctctctctctctctctctctctccttttcacacacatacacacacatgcgcacacacagagtcctcTGCATATGAAGATTATTGAAATAGCAATCAATCAAATGGTACTATTGTTCCGACGCATCACCACAGGGCGGGGGCGCGAATTCCAACTTTCCTGTTAGACTGACGCACCAATTAGCGTTTAATAGCTCTCTAACGCTGCTtatcttcacctcctctctctctctctctctctctctctctctgtgtgtgtgtgtgtgtgtgtgtgtgtgtgtgtgcctgacgGAAAGCGTGGTCATGGTCGATAACAAAAGGAAAGATGGCAACATGATGGCCCCGTGCACAATCAtcagtgtgcatgtttttgcatgtgtacaGTATACAGCGGTATATGCTTGTGTGCGCTTTTTTAATGTCGATGTGAAGTATGTTCAAGAGTGCCAAAGAGATGGGAGGTGTAAGACAAGTGTTCATGGAGAGGAGGACCTGCAGCAGGAATGCAGGTTAAACTATCTCTCACAGGTATCACCGCACGTGTTCTTATATTTCCCTCTGCATTGGCatgactgacagagaggaatGGCCCTTGGTTTGGGTGGGGGAAAAGGCGCAGCTGTATGCAGCCTGTCAGCACCcagctccctcctccttccgtccatcctctcttcctttcctcaCCCCtgttctcctcccctcttccctcGTTTCCCCATGTCCCAAATGcttcctctgccctctgctctttgacctctgactctgactgtctgtctacctatgtgtgtgtgtgtgtgtgtgtgtgtgtgtgtgtgttccctcaTGTGGTCAGGTCTGTGTGAATTTTAAGCATTTTGGTCATAGATTTGCAAAAGTCTGTTCAGGTAATTTTCTAACGTCTAACAACTAGCAGTTACTTGAGAAGCTTCAGCCCCCTCGTGGCTCCCAAATGGTCCACAGGCCACCACTTGACTCCTGTGTCTGAGCCAACAGACTGACGAGACTCAGAGGTCAGCTCGTGTCTGCAGGCTGGTTTGTTGCCTGAAATAATCTGAGCTTTTAGGAAGGAGCGGACTTATATTTTAGACTAAGGTTCCTGGAGTTACAAAGACGTGTTTGCAGCAATCTGCTGTGTTAAACCCAATTATCAGTTAACGTACCTGTAAAGGCTGACATTATTCTGATGTAGTCATTTTATACAGTGCATATATCATGGGACCCACCTTTACAATCATATCATTGTATGCGGCAGTGGAAGACGTATTTATATCATTTGCATCAATAAAAGTCGCAGTGCCACAGTGTAAAAGTACTCCATTATGAGTAAAGGTCCTGCATTAAAACTtttgtaaagtaaaagtacataatCTCAGCAGAATGGTCGTAGAATATTCTGTATATCATaagcagtgtttcagtgttgcaGCTGCCAGAGGTGGAGCACATAATTTACATACTGCTGGATAGTTTAATCTATAATGATTGTATTTTGTAAAACATGCTGTGGATGTAAATTTCTATCTTCTAACAATAActgtcacacactgtaaatgtagtgcagtaaaaagtccAGCATTTTCCCTGAAAATGTAGTAgattattgaaatatttcaattaCAGTAATAAAGTACAAAAATTGCTTTCAAGTATAGTACTTGAGTACATGTGCTTACTTTCCACTCCTGACTGCATGTCTGTGAAAGTGTAccaaacatgagaaaataaaagtcattaatAAGACAGTGTCTCGGGTGCATGTACAGCCCCGTGCAAGAGCTTCAATTATGAATAAAGCTATTTATTAAATAATCTGTCTGTCCACCCCGtacatgccaaaaaaaaaacaaaaaaaaaaacaaaaacaggaaaggaagaTGCTGCTGTCAAAGGGTGAAAATGTTCCCTGCATTGTGATGTCCTTTCACTGAGTTTTACACAATGTAACATACATGAAATCCATCTGCACACACTGAGAAAATGACAatgcacatactgtgtgtgtgtgcagcacataCAGTGCACAGCCTGGACATCCTGACGCACACTGAATGACTGTGCACTTCGGAGTGTGTATATATTTACCCTTGGTGACAGGTGGGAATGTGTGAGAGGTGAGAAGTGCGAAACCCAACTCGACGGCAGATACACACTGGACGACGTACGCACACTTCCCCTCACACTTGGACAGAGATcttcacacaccacacacagaccacTGCCCCCTCGTCTGTGCGACCCCCCTCCTGTTCCTCCCTCCACACCGGTCGGCACCTCGTTCCCTCTCTTTTCCCACGCTGTATCGTCAGTTTCACTGCAGCACACCATGACAATATGAGTGTGCCATCTCTCTGCTGAGGAGGGAACAATGCTGGTTACATCACAGAAAGCACAAACCACCACATTAgtccaccgtgtgtgtgtgtgtgtgtgtgtgtgtgtgtgtacatgcattaCTCATATtctggggacataaatctgtttacacactcaGATTGCGGGAAAATTAATGTAAGTATATGTAATGTCCTttgaaatgatggaaacacagctgattACGGATGTGTGTCCACGCAAAGATGAttaattgggggggggggggggtgcagatGTGCTGGCCATGCTTTGTCTTATGACCTCATTGTTTCCTCTGTCATCATTATTGGACAGAGGCGTGCAATGCTAGGCTGCTCCTTTTACCCTGAGTGTGCAGGAGAACACCCAACAAGCAGCAACGCCGCACCACTCAagcccacacacaaacacacatacagcgtAAGGCCAGTGGTGATGCAAAATTAAAGTAAAAACTGGTTTCATTTGCTTTGGTCCTCAGGGCAGAAACCTGTAAACCAACACTGTGACTGAAAAGATCTGTCCTAATGAACTGAGCTTACCCTTTCTGTGGTGTTCTGCTTACATAGGAATATTCATTCAAAGTGGCCATGACAGCTTGTGCAAGATCAAGTATTTACTTGTGCGTATTGTCCATATctatatatttatgtttatatgAATGTATTTATATCAACATTAAATCTCCTCTTGCATGTTCTCTTTCTAGTTTGATTGTTACCTCCTtgtcctcagtgttttttttttttttctgtaggtgTGAACATGATGCTGCGTATGATTGCGGTGAAGGCAGCCTCCAAGCCGCTGGTGGAGATCACGCAGGACGGGGAGACGCTGTCCATTAAAACCTCAACCACAGTGCGCACCACCCACATCACCTTTACTGTGGGGCAGGAGTTCAATGAGGCCACAGTGGACGGGCGCGCCTGCACGGTACACAACGCATGGACACAAATGCTCTCTCACTTGTACtttctttgcattttcacacacacacacacacacacacacacacagaagaaatggGCGAATGGGGAGGGAGCTGTCCAGATTACATCAATCTGTTTAATTTGGCTTTTCATCAAATTTGGACCGATAGCATATCTTTACCACTCCCTTGGTCTCTGAAGGCCTATCGTGCTACATTATGCTGATTCACACTCTTTATGGTCCCTTTCAACTTGCCGTCTTCCCTCCGTTCCCCCTTCTTGCCCTTTCCtgccctctgtccctccctAATTCTCCCTGTTGCTTTCCCCGTTTTCCCATAGATGGGCTCTGTTTGGCCGTCTCCAAAGCAAACATATGTCACAAGCCAGCACTTTGCTCTAGTAACGATGAGCACATCACAAGTTATCACATCTCAGCGATCTCCCTGTTCCACCTTTCTTGTCTTTTCCCTCCATTAGCCACCTCCTCCTTATCTCCCTTTCCCTTTCAATAgctttgtttggtttgtcatcttctctctctctctgtcctcagagCTTTCCACGCTGGGAAACTGACAGTAAAATCTGCTGTGAGCAGACTCTGCAGAAAGGAGAAGGGCCTAAGACATCCTGGACCCGAGAGATCACCAATGATGGCAAGATGATCCTGGTAAAGCACACAAACTATCCACCAAGCCAGAGTTTAGATTTAGAACCAACCAGGGTGACACTTTACTGCCGCTCACAGAGCACAAATTACTGTGACATTGTGTTGTACATGTAGGGTGTCAATAAGATTCTTAACCATATACGTACACCGATAGTGTTCTGGACTCAAGCCACATGACTTGGGCTTGGTAATGAAATAACCAGTACGATTATATTTAAGATAATTGTGTTTTCAAGGTAGGTTTCTGTTATTTAGTGACTCTCCTCAGAGTTGAATATGTCATATTCTAGACTACACATTGATCAGTAAACGGGTTTGTTACAGTGTAAAAGCACTGCCTTTGACTCAGCCCCTGTATCATTTATGATATAGCTACGCTGGCAGTACATAAAAGCTTAAATGGACTCACATGTTCAGCTGTAACTACCCCCAAACTACATTATTATACCTCAGTATTTTCAGTTAGCAGCTATGACTTCAAGAGCATTCTGAGTAATGTAATTTATGTTGCTTATTTAACACCCTGCACACCATATTTAAAACTTTCTGTGCCACAGGATTTCTTGTAAGTACGCTGTATGTTTAAAATGGATTATACCAAAACTAGATTATTAATTCCTCAAAATATCATTATTTGCATTGCGTAGCCAGTAAGTACATGGAAATTAGAAAATACTGCAGTGGATTTTTCTCTATGTCATTTTCTCTAACCTCCAGTCTGCCTcacttgcacacacattttcatactGGTAGTTATGTATTTTATTGGTAACCCCATTTGTACAACAAAATTACACTGTAATTTGCAGGCTATAATTTTAAGTGTTGCCTTTAGATTataaatcatttgcaaattgTGCTTAGAGTAACATAATGCCAATCTAATTATTCTATCCCACAGAAGATGAAGGCGTTTCCGTTGAAATTATAAATGCAAGTGCAGGTCTCAGCATGAAGTCATGACAGTGAGCgtacaaacaaaatcaaaagagAGCGGGGCAAACAAACCATTATGTCATGTTAGTGAcgtctgcagtgaaacactAAACAGGTCTAGATCAATTATGGTTTTCTAACAATTTGTACCTGTTTGCACAGTTTTGTTCTGCCGCTGACAGCTACCAAAACCTCTGTGAATAATAAGGTGCCTGTTTCACAAACAGAACTGTGTTCAGTAAGAAACCCCACCCAGCTGGCACTTCAGGCTGCCTCAGACAAATTTTGATAAGTAGTCCAAATAATCATTTGACCCAAGTCAACCGGTAAACCAGTCCAACCAGGGGTGACACATGCatcctccacagtcctctctGGAGCAAACGGTTTTAAAAATTGGACAAAGTGTAAACTGAACAAAAGTGCTTACAGGGCAATGGCTGCACGAGGATTGGCAGTAAGTTTAAATCTAAGGCTCCTGACGTGCTCTCGACCAAACCCACAACTGCTTTTTAGAAGCCAGCAGTGATAAAACTCAGACTTTCTGAGCAGATCAACAACTTTCTGCAAAAAGTGTGAGATGTCGGACTTAACTGCTGGAGGCATTTAAAATAACTTGGACATTTAGAAAGAATCAACATTAATGGCTTATTCTAAGAAATACTCACCTTCTGATATGAATTCACATTGACCAGATAACCATGCCAGTCCACATTTAACATCCAcattctcctctcttttcagaCCATGAGAGCAGATGACGTGATATGCACCAGAGTCTACGAACGACAATGAACAAGAGCACTTCTCACTTTTCGACCTTCcagcacccccaccccccacccccctccgcATCACCACTTGCGTCACTGGTCCCCTTGTCAAGGCAGCACTGGGAGATAGTCTGTAGTTTTAGTCCAGTATCTCTGCTAGCTTCACTATGTAATAAGGGTGGTTATTGTATCAAGTCTATCACATATCTACAGAATGTTCTTAGCTTCTGAGTTAatccgtctgtctctccagctccATCAAACGCGACCAGCTTGGTTTTAAACATGTCTTTTGCTTTACATGTTAGATTTGCTGAGTGACATCTCATTTATttggcattgtgtgtgtgcgtgcgtgcgtgtgtgtgtgtgtgtggcagcagaaGAGGTGT
It includes:
- the crabp2a gene encoding cellular retinoic acid-binding protein 2a, which produces MERKIPDFSGTWEMKSSVNFEDLLKRLGVNMMLRMIAVKAASKPLVEITQDGETLSIKTSTTVRTTHITFTVGQEFNEATVDGRACTSFPRWETDSKICCEQTLQKGEGPKTSWTREITNDGKMILTMRADDVICTRVYERQ